Proteins found in one Primulina eburnea isolate SZY01 chromosome 16, ASM2296580v1, whole genome shotgun sequence genomic segment:
- the LOC140816155 gene encoding uncharacterized protein → MLKMMEYNPRDWHRLLSETLWAYRTSKRSATGLSPFTLTYGHDAVLLMEVAIPTFRVMKQNELEPELYTEAMIIELEDLGELRMQTYNALMLQKFKVARSYNKRVNRKIFGEGDVVWKVILPLGSKDRELANGHLIGKDHLKCIEYWMKCILVGKSRWGATQKVH, encoded by the coding sequence ATGTTGAAAATGATGGAGTATAACCCCCGAGATTGGCACCGGCTACTATCGGAAACTTTGTGGGCTTATCGAACATCGAAGAGAAGTGCTACTGGTCTTAGCCCTTTCACTTTGACCTACGGACATGATGCAGTTCTGCTTATGGAAGTGGCGATTCCTACTTTTAGAGTGATGAAGCAGAATGAATTGGAGCCAGAGCTCTACACGGAAGCAATGATTATAGAACTTGAAGATTTGGGTGAGTTGAGGATGCAAACGTATAATGCtttgatgcttcaaaaattcaagGTGGCTAGAAGTTACAATAAGCGAGTGAATAGGAAGATATTCGGGGAGGGAGACGTAGTTTGGAAAGTAATTCTACCCCTCGGATCCAAAGATAGGGAATTAGCAAATGGTCACCTAATTGGGAAGGACCATTTAAAGTGTATCGAGTATTGGATGAAATGCATATTGGTTGGCAAGTCTAGATGGGGAGCCACACAAAAGGTGCATTAA
- the LOC140816918 gene encoding SNF2 domain-containing protein CLASSY 1-like: MEIVPLSDEGILKRKNIYESNHPFDPNPFEAFWCDSWYPVERLKVRGGAFSTDIVFNGNVVEEDIPMSHLRVKSRKATLFDCTTFLRQGVDICVIWTPGNSNDEDDKRDVDPLWIDGKIRSIQRKPHDTECTCQFYVSSYIDQGPDILLGNKKLSKETRLLNIDQIYVLQKLEQKPCDANYFRWSYTEDCFSLQRAKLFMGRFLTDISWFLVSSVLKQTAFDIRSIRNRVVYVISEHNLEKDEKNLQSHSYVMNFKVDNEILTPVILKFDPEVLDDGSDGHENELLSSYDLTELRRSKRRIIQPDRYMGPDDLDYDFVVTRLGESKRHKSDVSMDDDEYDDLPLALSVQSDDEFKKHGGDEDWVRSYKRKMYGSMKLLKRPRKEYGTVNNVDQHAVMPSGTPAENDSDFDDQDFPNFKFPEYQSKNIGEMVSKYFAMTDSASVHKKNTFDFNFKEVERSRRGGGKGSRKHYSRRNSDAVSLTRDCVYVRESIYDVRGLRKGSASAQICRELIRRCMINIDETLKNEPEQVPVVDQWKECQSTKVPNNVEREEKPVGNDEEEISEIDMLWKEMELALASWFLLDDNEDTNAQPSPEDKKSSKKSEYICEHDIRLNEQIGTVCRLCGFVETEIKDFLPPFSSTLPLNSNKDQTAEDDSESKISEHGELDKFCIPGPSITPSVEGQGENNVWALIPELKPKLRFHQKKAFEFLWRNIAGSLVPSRMEKKKKKRGGCVISHTPGAGKTLLIIAFLVSYLKLFPGSRPLVLAPKTTLYTWYKEIIKWKVPIPVYQIHGGQTYKGEVLKQRLKLAPGLPRNQDVLHVLDCLEKMQKWLSHPSILLMGYTSFLTLTREDSHYAHRKYMAQLLKQCPGILILDEGHNPRSTKSRLRKGLMKVNTRLRVLLSGTLFQNNFGEYFNTLCLARPVFVNEVLRELDPKYEKRNKERQTQFSLENRGRKLLIDKISKKIDSNKGEERAQALKTLKKLTSKFIDVYEGGSSDRLPGLQCYTLMMKSTSLQQDILVKLQNQRPVYKGFPLELELLITLGAIHPWLIKTTSCSRNYCSSDELDNLEQYKFDMKSGSKVRFVMNLIPRCIMRNEKVLIFCHNIAPINLFLQIFERFYGWRKGREVLVLQGDIELFERGRVMDKFEEPGGPSKVMLASITACAEGISLTAASRVILLDSEWNPSKSKQAIARAFRPGQNKVVYVYQLLATGTLEEEKHSRTTWKEWVSDMIFSDEHVEDPSHWQAPKIEDELLREIVEEDRATLFHRIMKNEKASNVIRGKGMLKKMSKSSD; this comes from the exons ATGGAGATTGTGCCGCTTAGTGACGAAGGAATCTTGAAGAGAAAGAATATATATGAAAGCAACCATCCATTTGATCCGAAtc CTTTTGAGGCATTTTGGTGTGATTCATGGTACCCTGTGGAGCGCTTAAAAGTTAGGGGTGGAGCTTTCTCCACGGATATTGTTTTTAACGGAAATGTAGTTGAAGAGGACATTCCAATGTCACATCTCCGTGTAAAGTCAAGAAAAGCGACTTTGTTCGATTGCACAACATTCTTAAGACAAGGAGTTGATATATGCGTGATCTGGACTCCTGGAAACTCAAATGATGAAGATGACAAAAGAGATGTCGATCCC CTCTGGATTGATGGAAAAATAAGGTCTATCCAGAGGAAACCTCATGATACTGAGTGTACTTGCCAGTTCTATGTCAGCTCCTACATCGACCAAGGCCCCGATATCCTTCTGGGAAACAAAAAACTTAGTAAAGAAACAAGGttgttgaatattgatcagatttacGTTCTTCAGAAACTCGAACAGAAACCCTGCGATGCTAACTATTTTCGGTGGAGCTACACCGAGGACTGTTTTTCACTGCAGAGGGCTAAACTGTTTATGGGGAGATTCTTGACTGATATTTCATGGTTCCTTGTTTCATCTGTTCTGAAGCAAACGGCATTTGACATAAGATCTATACGGAATCGTGTTGTTTACGTGATTTCTGAACATAACCTGGAGAAAGATGAAAAGAATCTTCAGAGTCATTCTTATGTCATGAATTTCAAGGTGGACAATGAGATATTAACCCCcgtaattttaaaatttgatccaGAAGTCCTTGATGACGGGTCTGATGGACATGAAAATGAATTATTGTCTTCATATGATTTAACGGAGTTACGGAGGTCGAAACGTCGAATCATACAACCAGATCGGTATATGGGGCCTGATGATCTTGATTATGACTTTGTGGTGACTAGGTTAGGTGAAAGCAAGAGGCATAAGTCTGATGTTTCCATGGACGATGACGAGTATGATGACTTGCCCCTAGCACTGTCGGTTCAGTCCGATGACGAATTTAAGAAGCACGGTGGTGATGAAGATTGGGTTAGGTCTTATAAACGGAAGATGTATGGCAGTATGAAATTGTTGAAGCGTCCTCGGAAAGAATATGGAACCGTGAACAACGTAGATCAACATGCCGTCATGCCCTCAGGCACACCTGCTGAAAACGATTCGGATTTTGATGATCAAGATTTTCCCAATTTCAAATTCCCCGAATACCAATCGAAAAATATAGGAGAAATGGTTTCAAAATACTTTGCAATGACTGATTCGGCATCTGTACATAAGAAGAACACATTTGATTTTAACTTCAAGGAGGTTGAGCGTAGTCGTCGAGGGGGAGGGAAGGGCTCGCGTAAGCATTACAGTAGGAGAAACAGTGATGCTGTTAGTTTAACGAGGGACTGTGTTTATGTAAGAGAGAGTATATATGATGTGAGAGGTCTTAGAAAAGGTTCGGCAAGTGCACAAATATGCCGGGAGTTGATCCGAAGATGCATGATTAACATAGATGAAACTCTTAAAAATGAACCAGAGCAGGTCCCTGTGGTTGACCAGTGGAAAGAGTGCCAGTCAACAAAAGTCCCGAATAACGTAGAAAGAGAAGAGAAACCGGTAGGAAATGACGAAGAAGAAATCTCGGAAATTGACATGTTGTGGAAGGAAATGGAACTTGCGCTTGCGTCATGGTTTCTGCTTGATGATAACGAG GATACCAATGCTCAACCTAGTCCTGAAGATAAAAAGTCGAGTAAGAAAAGTGAATACATCTGTGAACACGATATCCGACTCAATGAGCAAATTGGAACTGTTTGCCGATTATGCGGGTTTGTGGAGACTGAAATAAAGGATTTCTTGCCACCATTT TCATCCACTCTACCCTTGAATTCAAACAAGGATCAAACTGCAGAGGACGATTCAGAAAGTAAAATAAGTGAACATGGTGAACTAGATAAATTTTGCATTCCTGGTCCCTCGATCACTCCTTCTGTTGAGGGCCAAGGTGAAAACAACGTGTGGGCCTTGATACCCGAGCTCAAACCTAAATTACGGTTCCACCAAAAGAAAGCATTTGAATTCCTGTGGCGAAACATTGCTGGTTCTTTGGTGCCATCCCGAATggaaaagaagaaaaagaaaaggggTGGTTGTGTAATTTCCCACACTCCCGGAGCCGGTAAAACTTTGCTTATCATTGCTTTTCTTGTAAGCTACCTGAAATTGTTTCCGGGATCTCGGCCACTCGTCCTTGCACCGAAAACCACACTATATACATGGTATAAAGAAATAATAAAGTGGAAGGTACCAATCCCGGTTTATCAGATCCATGGTGGTCAAACGTATAAAGGGGAAGTTTTGAAGCAGAGACTGAAGTTAGCTCCGGGCCTTCCTCGCAATCAAGACGTGCTCCACGTACTCGACTGCTTGGAAAAGATGCAGAAATGGCTTTCTCATCCGAGCATTCTACTAATGGGTTATACATCTTTCTTAACTTTGACTCGTGAAGATTCGCATTACGCCCATAGGAAATATATGGCTCAATTACTGAAGCAATGTCCCGGAATCTTGATACTTGACGAAGGGCATAATCCAAGGAGCACGAAATCGAGACTTAGGAAAGGGTTGATGAAGGTTAATACGAGGCTTCGTGTTTTGCTTTCGGGTACGCTGTTTCAGAATAATTTCGGTGAATATTTCAACACCCTTTGTTTAGCTAGGCCTGTTTTTGTGAACGAGGTTTTGAGGGAGCTGGATCCCAAGTACGAGAAGAGAAATAAAGAGCGACAAACACAGTTTTCTCTCGAAAACCGGGGAAGAAAGCTTCTGATTGATAAAATATCCAAGAAAATCGACTCGAATAAGGGAGAAGAAAGGGCACAAGCTTTGAAGACTTTAAAGAAACTGACAAGTAAATTCATAGATGTTTACGAGGGGGGAAGCTCGGATAGACTCCCTGGCTTACAATGCTACACATTGATGATGAAATCCACCAGTCTTCAACAAGACATCTTGGTAAAACTTCAGAATCAAAGACCAGTCTACAAGGGATTTCCGTTGGAACTCGAGTTGTTAATAACTCTCGGAGCGATCCATCCTTGGTTGATAAAAACTACATCATGCTCTCGTAACTATTGTAGCTCGGACGAGCTGGACAACCTTGAGCAATACAAGTTTGATATGAAGTCGGGTTCGAAGGTCCGATTTGTCATGAACCTCATTCCGCGATGCATTATGAGAAACGAAAAGGTGCTGATATTTTGCCACAATATTGCCCCAATCAACTTGTTTCTACAGATATTTGAGAGGTTTTATGGGTGGCGTAAGGGTCGAGAAGTGCTAGTTCTCCAAGGTGACATCGAACTTTTCGAACGGGGTCGAGTCATGGACAAATTTGAAGAGCCAGGAGGGCCATCAAAAGTCATGCTCGCCTCGATAACAGCTTGTGCTGAAGGCATCAGTTTGACAGCTGCATCTCGAGTTATTTTACTTGATTCAGAATGGAACCCTTCGAAAAGCAAGCAAGCAATCGCTCGAGCTTTCCGACCGGGTCAGAATAAGGTCGTTTACGTGTACCAACTGCTGGCGACCGGCACGTTAGAAGAAGAAAAACACAGCCGGACAACTTGGAAGGAGTGGGTTTCagatatgatatttagtgaTGAACATGTGGAGGATCCATCCCATTGGCAAGCCCCGAAAATCGAAGACGAATTgctgagagaaatcgttgaagAAGATAGAGCTACCTTGTTTCATCGGATCATGAAGAATGAGAAAGCTTCGAATGTTATTAGAGGGAAAGGCATGctcaagaaaatgtcaaaatctaGTGACTGA